Proteins encoded within one genomic window of Setaria italica strain Yugu1 chromosome IV, Setaria_italica_v2.0, whole genome shotgun sequence:
- the LOC101760546 gene encoding uncharacterized protein LOC101760546 isoform X1: protein MADEVKIQIDAVPTDKDPSQASSSSSETERTATETERPASGTPGAQGQDETSTVGNEQGGTAEGERDIQLGAVVAILSFTVMLPGLSFSSAVAKGPENWRLDILMLFAFASCICGLSFMLLSMQLLGAPETRASLHRIISRCLFYACIALPALTILSLLLVMPFKLFLYVGLAVPPLVVVTVAGVHWYVKSRSEGTTKPDITAELKEQEKEMESNSKITGALMASSFGGLVGTLAALDKQSGDTGGDTLRGTHVAIMFMFSTAVTSVLLMVLSMVALKIESRVHRRSIVGAIRHANVILLGLIAVAAFSAAFVVLRFYILTAFVSVALAAMVQFIIEHCTTAKVDADEPVEGRQDDSNDVHPDPNPIQETQLGWMADIGKQVTAWSLGGVMVIFGRFIGDSDKNHDKAAANKTCMFLLTSAFASGLGLMFLMNFGSGGRPARVVINAATNILACSALGMIAAAALAIYGVVVMKS from the exons ATGGCAGATGAGGTCAAGATCCAGATCGATGCCGTGCCCACTGATAAGGATCCAAGCCAAG CTTCGAGTTCATCTTCCGAGACGGAGAGAACCGCGACGGAGACTGAGAGGCCTGCATCAGGAACACCCGGCGCACAAGGCCAG GATGAGACAAGCACCGTGGGGAACGAACAGGGTGGCACAGCAGAGGGCGAGAGAGACATCCAGCTCGGCGCAGTGGTGGCCATCCTCTCCTTCACCGTGATGCTCCCCGGTCTCTCCTTCAGTTCAGCGGTGGCAAAGGGCCCGGAGAACTGGCGCCTCGACATCCTCATGCTCTTCGCATTCGCTTCTTGCATCTGTGGCTTATCGTTCATGCTCCTGAGCATGCAGCTGCTGGGGGCTCCGGAGACCCGTGCCTCCTTGCACCGGATCATCTCTCGCTGCCTCTTCTATGCCTGCATCGCCTTGCCAGCGCTGACAATACTCAGCCTGCTGCTGGTCATGCCGTTCAAGCTTTTCCTCTACGTTGGTCTCGCTGTCCCTCCGTTGGTGGTAGTGACGGTTGCCGGCGTCCACTGGTACGTCAAGAGCAGGAGCGAGGGAACAACAAAGCCGGACATCACGGCCGAGTTGAAGGAGCAGGAGAAGGAGATGGAATCCAACTCTAAGATCACCGGGGCCTTGATGGCCTCGTCGTTCGGGGGCCTCGTCGGCACGCTCGCAGCCTTGGACAAACAATCGGGAGACACCGGCGGCGACACCCTCCGCGGCACCCACGTCGCCATCATGTTCATGTTCAGCACAGCCGTGACGAGCGTTCTCCTGATGGTTCTTTCGATGGTGGCGCTGAAGATTGAAAGCAGAGTGCACAGGCGGTCCATCGTCGGAGCAATCAGGCATGCAAACGTCATCCTGCTCGGCTTGATCGCCGTCGCCGCATTCTCGGCGGCATTTGTGGTCCTCAGATTCTACATACTCACCGCGTTCGTCTCCGTGGCCCTCGCCGCCATGGTCCAGTTCATCATCGAGCATTGCACAACTGCCAAAGTCGATGCTGATGAACCGGTTGAAGGCAGGCAAGATGACAGCAACGACGTGCATCCAGACCCGAACCCGATCCAGGAGACGCAGCTCGGGTGGATGGCTGACATAGGCAAACAGGTGACTGCGTGGTCGCTGGGAGGAGTCATGGTAATCTTTGGACGCTTCATTGGAGATTCGGACAAAAATCACGACAAGGCCGCGGCAAACAAGACCTGCATGTTCCTGCTGACCTCGGCGTTTGCATCCGGGCTCGGGCTCATGTTTCTGATGAACTTCGGGTCCGGAGGTCGTCCAGCCAGAGTTGTCATCAACGCGGCCACCAACATACTGGCTTGCTCGGCCCTGGGGATGATTGCAGCAGCCGCACTTGCTATCTACGGCGTGGTAGTCATGAAGTCGTAG
- the LOC101760546 gene encoding uncharacterized protein LOC101760546 isoform X2: protein MLPGLSFSSAVAKGPENWRLDILMLFAFASCICGLSFMLLSMQLLGAPETRASLHRIISRCLFYACIALPALTILSLLLVMPFKLFLYVGLAVPPLVVVTVAGVHWYVKSRSEGTTKPDITAELKEQEKEMESNSKITGALMASSFGGLVGTLAALDKQSGDTGGDTLRGTHVAIMFMFSTAVTSVLLMVLSMVALKIESRVHRRSIVGAIRHANVILLGLIAVAAFSAAFVVLRFYILTAFVSVALAAMVQFIIEHCTTAKVDADEPVEGRQDDSNDVHPDPNPIQETQLGWMADIGKQVTAWSLGGVMVIFGRFIGDSDKNHDKAAANKTCMFLLTSAFASGLGLMFLMNFGSGGRPARVVINAATNILACSALGMIAAAALAIYGVVVMKS, encoded by the coding sequence ATGCTCCCCGGTCTCTCCTTCAGTTCAGCGGTGGCAAAGGGCCCGGAGAACTGGCGCCTCGACATCCTCATGCTCTTCGCATTCGCTTCTTGCATCTGTGGCTTATCGTTCATGCTCCTGAGCATGCAGCTGCTGGGGGCTCCGGAGACCCGTGCCTCCTTGCACCGGATCATCTCTCGCTGCCTCTTCTATGCCTGCATCGCCTTGCCAGCGCTGACAATACTCAGCCTGCTGCTGGTCATGCCGTTCAAGCTTTTCCTCTACGTTGGTCTCGCTGTCCCTCCGTTGGTGGTAGTGACGGTTGCCGGCGTCCACTGGTACGTCAAGAGCAGGAGCGAGGGAACAACAAAGCCGGACATCACGGCCGAGTTGAAGGAGCAGGAGAAGGAGATGGAATCCAACTCTAAGATCACCGGGGCCTTGATGGCCTCGTCGTTCGGGGGCCTCGTCGGCACGCTCGCAGCCTTGGACAAACAATCGGGAGACACCGGCGGCGACACCCTCCGCGGCACCCACGTCGCCATCATGTTCATGTTCAGCACAGCCGTGACGAGCGTTCTCCTGATGGTTCTTTCGATGGTGGCGCTGAAGATTGAAAGCAGAGTGCACAGGCGGTCCATCGTCGGAGCAATCAGGCATGCAAACGTCATCCTGCTCGGCTTGATCGCCGTCGCCGCATTCTCGGCGGCATTTGTGGTCCTCAGATTCTACATACTCACCGCGTTCGTCTCCGTGGCCCTCGCCGCCATGGTCCAGTTCATCATCGAGCATTGCACAACTGCCAAAGTCGATGCTGATGAACCGGTTGAAGGCAGGCAAGATGACAGCAACGACGTGCATCCAGACCCGAACCCGATCCAGGAGACGCAGCTCGGGTGGATGGCTGACATAGGCAAACAGGTGACTGCGTGGTCGCTGGGAGGAGTCATGGTAATCTTTGGACGCTTCATTGGAGATTCGGACAAAAATCACGACAAGGCCGCGGCAAACAAGACCTGCATGTTCCTGCTGACCTCGGCGTTTGCATCCGGGCTCGGGCTCATGTTTCTGATGAACTTCGGGTCCGGAGGTCGTCCAGCCAGAGTTGTCATCAACGCGGCCACCAACATACTGGCTTGCTCGGCCCTGGGGATGATTGCAGCAGCCGCACTTGCTATCTACGGCGTGGTAGTCATGAAGTCGTAG